The following coding sequences lie in one Apium graveolens cultivar Ventura chromosome 1, ASM990537v1, whole genome shotgun sequence genomic window:
- the LOC141718125 gene encoding secreted RxLR effector protein 161-like, whose amino-acid sequence MFKSLVGGLKYLVHTRPDIAYSVGVVSRFMECPTMMHLNVVKRILRYVKGTVNYGLIYWRGTENYILSGYSDSDLAGNIEDRRSTGGMAFYLNESLITWVSQKQRCVALSSREAEFMAATAAACQGVWLRNLLMQITDMKHCPVTIYVDNKSAIDLAKNPVFHGRSKHIDIRYHFIRECVERGEITTKHIPTEE is encoded by the coding sequence ATGTTTAAGAGCCTTGTTGGAGGTTTAAAGTATCTGGTCCATACACGACCAGATATTGCATACTCAGTAGGGGTAGTTAGCAGGTTCATGGAGTGTCCTACCATGATGCATCTAAATGTGGTTAAACGTATATTACGTTATGTCAAAGGGACAGTAAACTACGGGCTGATTTACTGGAGAGGAACAGAGAACTACATACTATCGGGGTACTCTGATAGTGATCTTGCTGGGAATATTGAAGACAGACGAAGCACCGGAGGTATGGCCTTTTATTTAAACGAAAGTTTGATCACTTGGGTGTCACAGAAACAGAGGTGTGTGGCTCTATCCTCCCGCGAAGCTGAATTTATGGCTGCAACTGCAGCAGCATGTCAAGGAGTGTGGTTACGAAATCTGCTTATGCAAATAACTGATATGAAGCATTGTCCGGTCACTATATATGTTGATAATAAGTCCGCGATTGATTTAGCAAAAAATCCTGTTTTCCATGGACGGAGCAAACACATTGATATCCGTTATCATTTTATTCGGGAATGTGTTGAGCGTGGTGAAATAACTACTAAGCATATACCTACTGAAGAATAG